A single genomic interval of Hemibagrus wyckioides isolate EC202008001 linkage group LG13, SWU_Hwy_1.0, whole genome shotgun sequence harbors:
- the unk gene encoding RING finger protein unkempt homolog: MSKAPVTQASASAVNLGPSSSSSSPPLSSPANALHAQTEKPQHYTYLKEFRTEQCPLFVQHKCTQHRPFTCFHWHFLNQRRRRPIRKRDGSFNYSPDVYCAKYDEGTGTCPDGDECPFLHRTAGDTERRYHLRYYKTGSCIHETDAKGHCSKNGPHCAFAHGSHDLRCPVYDIREVQALEAQTGSGLMESGVGDGQSGLVASAALIEKTLSEEPRWQDNGYVLSHYKTELCKKPPRLCRQGYACPYYHNSKDRRRCPHKHKYRALPCPSVKHSDEWGDPSKCESGESCQYCHTRTEQQFHPEIYKSSKCNDMQQSGSCPRGPFCAFAHLEKASVSEDQPFTDCSSSPSSALASAITDNTEQSLLGRILFEETTILDPLNSIWAGEGGYGKAPGFEREDQAKQKTYAMEHRSREIGLHSKPELSVFLPVGSPLSLSSSVPSSLAATPPSPAPSSSMNANALPFYPTSDTVESVVESALDDLDLNAFGVSALEKSLESSSTPSMGLMIGGSQLQSSAPVNIPGSFSSPSPFRSASPSPPIRAHASPFLSAQLPPPTQSESSFLGPSHSSLGLNGMSSNIWEHFPLGCSPGTPPALLSTGTMFSEASRLKQELEEAHRVLKHWDHSWRQMSQSWAVLKADAEDARLLAGRLGLEAERARQAEEEVQEQVTLLEEVLEGLRTSDNPLLQLHQLQLLHKLPLSSICSLQTQICTCLRTVEQAVYRKQRLCCVSCEELGSVALPCQHGVCCERCAVSAECPVCSERQQSLNLPQS; this comes from the exons ATGTCCAAAGCGCCTGTGACACAGGCCAGTGCATCGGCAGTCAACCTCGGACCTTCATCGTCCTCTTCTTCACCGCCTTTGTCTTCTCCCGCCAACGCTCTGCACGCGCAAACGGAGAAGCCGCAACACTACAC ATATCTGAAGGAGTTCAGGACGGAGCAGTGTCCTCTGTTTGTGCAGCACAAGTGCACTCAGCATCGGCCCTTCACCTGCTTCCACTGGCACTTCCTGAACCAGAGACGGAGACGGCCAATCCGCAAGCGGGACGGCTCATTTAACTACAGCCCCGATGTTTACTGCGCCAAGTACGACGAGGGCACGGGCACCTGCCCCGACGGAGACGA ATGTCCTTTCCTGCACCGGACAGCCGGAGACACAGAGCGACGTTACCACCTGCGCTACTATAAGACCGGCTCCTGTATTCATGAGACGGATGCGAAAGGCCACTGTAGTAAAAACGGCCCCCACTGTGCCTTTGCTCACGGCTCTCACGATTTGCGATGTCCCGTCTACGATATCAG GGAGGTCCAGGCTCTGGAGGCTCAGACTGGATCCGGTTTGATGGAGAGTGGAGTCGGGGATGGACAGTCTGGATTAGTGGCCAGCGCTGCTCTTATAGAGAAGACGCTGAGTGAGGAGCCACGATGGCAGG ATAACGGCTACGTATTGTCACACTATAAGACCGAGCTCTGTAAAAAGCCTCCTCGTCTGTGCCGCCAAGGTTACGCCTGCCCGTATTATCACAACAGCAAAGACCGCAGGCGCTGCCCTCACAAGCACAAATACAG agcCTTGCCGTGTCCCTCGGTAAAACACAGTGATGAGTGGGGAGACCCGAGTAAGTGTGAAAGCGGCGAGAGCTGCCAGTATTGTCACACACGTACCGAGCAGCAGTTCCACCCTGAG ATCTACAAATCCAGCAAATGTAATGATATGCAGCAGAGTGGCAGCTGCCCCAGAGGGCCTTTCTGTGCTTTCGCCCACCTCGAGA AAGCAAGTGTGAGTGAGGATCAGCCTTTCACAGACTGCAGCTCTTCTCCTTCCTCAGCCCTCGCTTCAGCaatcacagacaacacagagcAAAGCCTTCTGGGAAGGATCCTGTTTGAGGAGACCACCATTTTGGATCCCCTGAATTCCATCTGGGCTGGAGAGGGGGGTTATGGGAAAGCGCCCGGCTTTGAGCGGGAGGATCAG GCGAAACAGAAGACGTATGCAATGGAACATCGCAGTAGAGAGATTGGTTTACATAGCAAGCCG GAGCTGTCTGTGTTCTTGCCCGTGGGCAGTCCCCTCAGCCTGTCGTCCAGCGTGCCCTCCAGCCTGGCGGCGACTCCTCCCAGCCCCGCCCCTTCTTCTAGCATGAATGCCAACGCACTGCCGTTCTATCCCACCAGCGACACCGTAGAGTCTGTAGTAG AGTCTGCACTGGATGATCTGGACCTGAATGCGTTTGGAGTGTCGGCTCTGGAGAAAAGTCTGGAGAGCAGCTCCACGCCCAGCATGGGACTCATGATAG GAGGGAGTCAGCTTCAGAGTTCGGCTCCTGTTAACATCCCCGGGTCCTTCAGCAGCCCCTCCCCTTTCAGATCcgcctctccctctcctccaaTCAGAGCTCATGCTTCTCCATTTCTGTCTGCTCAGTTACCACCACCCACCCAATCCGAGAGCAGTTTTTTGGGACCATCTCATAGTTCTTTAG GTCTGAATGGAATGAGCAGTAATATCTGGGAACATTTTCCCCTGGGTTGTTCTCCCGGCACACCTCCAGCCCTGCTCTCTACTGGAACCATGTTCTCCGAGGCTTCCCGTCTGAAACAAGAATTGGAGGAGGCTCACAGGGTGCTGAAGCACTGGGACCACAGCTGGAGGCAGATGTCTCAG TCATGGGCGGTGCTGAAGGCTGATGCTGAAGACGCTCGCTTGCTGGCAGGCCGGTTGGGTTTGGAGGCAGAGAGAGCGCGTCAGGCTGAGGAGGAGGTGCAGGAGCAGGTCACGCTCCTCGAGGAAGTGCTAGAGGGCTTACGCACCTCTGATAACCCGTTACTGCAGCTTCACCAGCTCCAGCTGTTGCACAAACTTCCTCTGAGCTCCATCTGCAGCCTGCAAACTCAGATCTGCACCTGCTTACGGACGGTGGAACag gccgTGTATAGGAAGCAGCGGTTATGTTGTGTGTCGTGTGAGGAGTTGGGCTCCGTGGCATTGCCGTGTCAACACGGCGTGTGTTGCGAACGTTGTGCGGTCTCGGCCGAATGCCCCGTGTGCTCCGAACGTCAGCAGAGCCTGAATCTACCCCAGTCCTAA